Part of the Sulfobacillus acidophilus DSM 10332 genome, AGGGGCAATGCCACCCGCCCAGATCAACACGTCATAGTGAAGTTCGTCCCGTTCCAAGACGAGGGTGGTATCCTCCACGCGCACCAGCTTTTGCCCTAAAATCACTTTCACGCCGGCCCGTACTAACCGCTCTTTCGCGTATTGGGCCAACCCGACGCCCAACGCCGGAAGGAGTCGGGGTGCCCCTTCGATCAACCAGACGTCATGATCAGGGGCTAAGATCCCGGCCACTTCCACCCCGGTCAGTCCCCCGCCCACCACCACGATGCGTTGATCTTGGGCATATTTCAACTGATCCTTGATAACCCGGGTATCCCAGGCATTGCGTAACGGTAACGACTTTTCGCGTAAACCCGGGATTGGCGGATATGCTGTCACCGATCCCATCGCCAAGACCAGCCAATCGAATCCGAGCTTTTCCCCGCTATCCAAAACCACAAATTGTTCTTGCGCGGATATTCCTACCACGCGGCGTTGCAGATGGATAATTCCGGTATCTCGTAAGAGCTCGCCGTACGAGACAATGTGTTCCTCAATCGGATCATGTTGGCGTAAGGCCTCCGGTAGCTCCGGAATCAATTCGTGACCGGTACCCGGATCAATCAGGAGAATCTCGCGTTCACCGGATAGCTGTCGGAGCTCACTCAAAGCTGCTAAACCGGCATAGCCCCCGCCGATTACGATGATTCGCTCCACGGCTATCTCTCCTCATTTGAGTGATAGCGTAAGTGTAACAAAAGATACCGTCCCTATCATCTTTGTCGCCCCAATCACCAAAAATTCTGTTCGCGGTTAGGACTGTTGAGCCCAGATTTGGGCCACGGTTTCAAAAACGAAATGACGCGCCTGAAGGCGGGCCAGCAGCGACGGCCATTGGTCGTAGGGACCGGCGAACAGCAGAATTTCGTTGGGATGACCGGTTAACCAGGCTGCCGCCCGGGAGGGCGAAGGCGCCCACCATACCTGATTGGCGGCCATTGCAGTCAAATTTAATTGAGCGGCCCGCGTCGTGACGGTCGCGTTCGGCGTCTCGGGGAAAATCACATAGTTGGCGGGGGAACCGGTTAGACGGCGGAGCACCTGATCACTCCAGGTCAGCTCTTGAGTCACCCCCCACCCGGGCAATTGATCGAGATTGGCCCCGCTATAGCCCCCGATGTCTAGTTCGTTACCGGCTTGGGCAAGCCGATGAATAAGTTCGGGGTGGGTCACGGCCCATTGGCCGGTCACCGCCACATCCACGGCCATATGGAAATGACGCTCGGCATTCAGTAGTCCGTCCACGCCGGCCGTGTTCGGATTCCACCAAACCAGGCAGGCGACCGGTCGCAAATTACTGTAGACCCCACTGGTTGAAGGCAAACTTGGAGGGGGAGTTGGTGCGGACGTGGTCGGGACGGAGGACACAGGCGCCGGTTGAGCGGGCGGGGCCGACGGCTTCGGAAGAGATACCGTCCAATGAATCGGTTGGCCAACCCATAAGGTGCTGCCATGCACCTGGTTGGCGGCAGAAAATGCGGACTCCGGCAATTGTGCGGCAAACGCCAATTGGCTCCACGAATCGCCTGCCTCTGCCCGGTAGGGCCACTGATGGAGACGGGTGACTCGAACCGCCGACAGATGCGCCAAGGTCAACCAGTCTCCCGGCGTCCAAGCCGAG contains:
- a CDS encoding polysaccharide deacetylase (PFAM: Polysaccharide deacetylase~InterPro IPR018392:IPR002509~KEGG: cai:Caci_8726 polysaccharide deacetylase~PFAM: Polysaccharide deacetylase; Peptidoglycan-binding lysin domain~SPTR: Polysaccharide deacetylase), which translates into the protein MVSQIVLKTLLTLTALAQATPANASVTPASHGYAVAEVQALLGVLGYSAGAVTGRMNPQTLTALSLFVTTHPGTTSLTSRLSRAVTELGAEKTPTPAQTAALAADLAIWPQFAQKPVSKAWPAWAAAAGLSSSSAWTPGDWLTLAHLSAVRVTRLHQWPYRAEAGDSWSQLAFAAQLPESAFSAANQVHGSTLWVGQPIHWTVSLPKPSAPPAQPAPVSSVPTTSAPTPPPSLPSTSGVYSNLRPVACLVWWNPNTAGVDGLLNAERHFHMAVDVAVTGQWAVTHPELIHRLAQAGNELDIGGYSGANLDQLPGWGVTQELTWSDQVLRRLTGSPANYVIFPETPNATVTTRAAQLNLTAMAANQVWWAPSPSRAAAWLTGHPNEILLFAGPYDQWPSLLARLQARHFVFETVAQIWAQQS
- a CDS encoding FAD-dependent pyridine nucleotide-disulfide oxidoreductase (PFAM: Pyridine nucleotide-disulphide oxidoreductase~COGs: COG1252 NADH dehydrogenase FAD-containing subunit~InterPro IPR013027~KEGG: pmx:PERMA_1748 NADH dehydrogenase~PFAM: FAD-dependent pyridine nucleotide-disulphide oxidoreductase~SPTR: NADH dehydrogenase), encoding MERIIVIGGGYAGLAALSELRQLSGEREILLIDPGTGHELIPELPEALRQHDPIEEHIVSYGELLRDTGIIHLQRRVVGISAQEQFVVLDSGEKLGFDWLVLAMGSVTAYPPIPGLREKSLPLRNAWDTRVIKDQLKYAQDQRIVVVGGGLTGVEVAGILAPDHDVWLIEGAPRLLPALGVGLAQYAKERLVRAGVKVILGQKLVRVEDTTLVLERDELHYDVLIWAGGIAPPPWLRETTDLPLDSRGYPRVSDQGRLTERIFVAGDLWRVEVDGEMVPQTAQLASLAGDYVGRQVTLALAGEPLLPPFRPSLRGMLISLDTGIGVGWVIRGGIPVRGSSARTLKNLSFQQYRLKLARLFGRGWPF